In a single window of the Candidatus Binatia bacterium genome:
- a CDS encoding PPOX class F420-dependent oxidoreductase yields MPPTRIADTLANESYVNLATFRRNGKAVQTPVWFAIIAGKLYVVTDGTSAKVKRIRATKKIRVAPCNAWGGVTGPWVDGTGRVLTDQTAIRRAHAALQEKYGWQMWLLDTTSSLFGRIGRRAYLELSLG; encoded by the coding sequence ATGCCCCCAACCCGAATCGCCGACACGCTTGCAAACGAGTCCTACGTCAACCTCGCCACCTTCCGGCGCAACGGCAAGGCGGTCCAGACCCCGGTCTGGTTCGCCATCATCGCCGGCAAACTGTACGTGGTAACCGACGGCACTTCGGCCAAGGTGAAGCGCATCCGCGCCACGAAGAAGATTCGGGTGGCGCCGTGCAACGCCTGGGGCGGGGTGACGGGACCCTGGGTCGACGGTACTGGCCGCGTACTGACGGACCAGACCGCGATTCGGCGCGCCCACGCCGCTCTGCAAGAGAAATACGGCTGGCAGATGTGGCTGCTCGATACGACCTCAAGCCTGTTCGGCCGCATCGGCCGCCGCGCGTACCTCGAACTCAGTCTGGGGTGA